The DNA region AAATAACCTGTTCTTTTGGAAGATAATCCCCCCAAAAAGCATCATAGTCTTCCCCGTTTCTATCCTGATAGGCAAGATCCTTCCAATCTGATATAAGTGACATAGTATATATCCTTTCTTATGAAAAATCGATAACTCGGCTATATTAGAAGCAAAGAAGCTACTAATATAGAGCCCAGTCTATAATCAATGCTCATTATAGCATATTTATGATTTTTTCGAAAATAAATTCTCCAAATCAAATGGATGATAAAGGTCGGACGCTACCCCTTTCCATTAAGGAATAACTGGCAACATATTTGGTGATTTTATTAGGGTTCTCTTTGTCCATAAGACTAAGTAAAAGTTCGGCAGCTTTTGTACCGACAGCATGGGTGTCAGTATGGATGGTTGTGAGAGGTGGCTGATAAAAAGCTGCAACATGAACATCGTCAAAACCCATCACGGAAATGTCATCAGGCACTTTTAAACCCATATCATTGGCACAGCTAATGGCACCGATAGCCATAAAGTCTGTAGTGGCAAAAACTGCAGTAGGGCGATCGTCCGGATTTTTTAGGAGTATTTTCATAGCTTCATAACCGCTTTCAATACTGAAGTCACCTTCAGTCATTCTACTTGGATTAAGGGGGATGTTATTCATCTCATGGGCCAGTTTATATCCTTTTTTACGTTCCAGGCCGGCAGCCTCATCGTAATCCGGTAAGCCAATAAAACCAATATCTTGATGGCCCATTTGAATCAAATATTCCGTAGCGGTTTTGGCAGCATAAAAGTCATCATGAATGACATAAGGCATATCTATATAATTGCTTTTTTGTCCAATCATAACAATCGGAATCTTATAGTTTTTCAACATGGCATAGTGCTTTTTGGCAAAACCGGCAGCAAAATATAAGATACCATCGACTCTCTTCTCTTTAAAAGTATTAAAGATACTTAACTCCTCATCAGCATGGTATCGACTGTTAGCGAGCATGATATTGTAGTTATTGGCTTTTAATACATCTGTTATGGCGTTGATAGATTGACTAAGTGAACTCATACTAAGTTCTGTAACGCAAATTAAGACACCTATGGTATAAGTTTTATTTTGTTGCAGTTCCCTTGCAAGTGAATTAGGCCTGTACCCCGTTTCTTTGAGGACAGCTTCGACTCTTTTACGTGCATCTTCACTTACTTTCGCTGTATTATTGATGACCCTTGAGACAGTACTGATTGAGACACCGGCACAATTGGCCACATCTTTGATATTCATCTGTTCACTCCTTGAAAATTTTCATATTTAATAGTTACATTTTACTTTATTGGATGCGTTAAGTCAATTGGCATAAAGCATAGAAAAAGACCTTAAGAATAGGGAGAATAGCCGGAAGTATAGGGAAACGTGTATGATGATAGGGTGAATTTGACTTAAGCATTTACATGAAAAGCTTTTCAGTATAACTGGCTTTATATCGGATAAAAATAACTGGAATTAGGAAGATGTCTATAAAAAGGTGTAATTATATGGTATAATAAATCATATTGAGAATGAATTTCATATAAATAGAAAGGTGTGATTTTATGAAAACATCAAAAAAAATATTATGGACCCTAATGCTTATATCGTTATTAACACTGACAGCCTGTAACAATTCTGCAACGCAGATATCAGAAATTAAAAGTGAACTCGAAAGTGTAAAAGCAGAAAACAGTCAGTTAGAAAATGAGCTAGTCGTAATGGAAGAAGAGATTGTATCTTTAGAAGAAACAATCACCGCTATGGAAGATGATATTTCTGCTACTGAGTTAGAAGCTACAAGTAGTTCAAGTGGACCAAGCTCCAGCGTTGTCAATACATCAGCAGATGTTATTGAAGCGATGAACAATCAGGATTTTGCTACCCTATCTACTTTTATTCATCCGACCCAAGGGGTTAGGTTCACACCCTATACCTACGTTGATACAGTAAATGATGTTGTTTTTACAAGTGCTCAAGTTGCCAATATGGCAGTTGATCCAACGCTTATATTATGGGGGGCCTATGATGGTACAGGAGAGCCTATTCAAATGACAGCTTTAGACTATTTTGATGCCTTTGTTTATGACGAAGATTATATGAATCCTCAGATTATGGGTTTCAATACGACTGTACATTTTGGGAATATGATTGAGAATTTAGAAACTGTATATCCCAATGGTGATTATATTGAATACCATTTTAATGGGTTTGACCCTATTTATGAAGGTCTGGATTGGTCCAGTCTTACACTGGTTTATGAAGAAGTTGGATCCGTTTGGTATTTGGTCGGAATCATTAACCATCAGTGGACAACTTAAATGTAATCATGATTGTTTGTGGATCATACCATGACAGTAGGATCTTCCTCAAGCTTAAGAACGATGGTATTTTTACCTTTACTTTTAGCTTCATACATGGCGGCATCGGCCATAGTTAGTATATCTTTTTCTTTCATACCTTCACGAAAAGGGATATAACCAATGCTTAGACCGGTTTGTGTGTTATTCATTTGGATGCCCATATGTGCAATCATATCATTATAGTCCTTAAGAATGCTTTCTAGGTTCTTTTGGACTTTTTCTTTGGACATTTCTTTGAAAATCATAATAAACTCATCCCCACCAAGTCGACCACTTATAACAGAAGATGGGGGCTGATTTTTTAGTATTGAACCCAAGTTTTTCAGGATAAGGTCACCCATATGATGGCCATAACGGTCATTAATCTTTTTGAAATGGTCCACATCAATAATAGCAAAGTAATAATCTTTCAGATGAACGGCATTTAGTAAGTGATGTATGTTTTCAAGAGCATAATTTCTGCTAAAGAGGCTCGTCAAATCATCATAAAGATAGGCTTGATAGTAAGATTCTCGTTTTACAATCGTTTCTTTGATTTTTTTGAAAGTATAGATGGTTTTTAAAGTGGCAAAAAGCAAGGTACTAAGGTATAGATTGGGGTTGCTATAGGGGTATTTTATAATCATATAGCTTAGATAAGTGGTATGAATACAATAGAGCAATATGGCACCATATAAAAGCCAAATTTCTTTAAATAAAGGTCTATTGCGATAATATAACAAAATAAAATCAACCAGTATATAAAGAGCGAGCAAGATCGAATAAAGCTGAAAAACGAAAAAGTAGGGACCTTTGACGGCTGAAGGCGTGCTACCATATTGGACGCCTCTTGTGATAAACCAAACATCATTAGAAAAAATTAGGATAATGATAATGGTACTCATAATAACCGCCAAGATAAAAGGGATTTTTGTTTTCTTTTTTGTCATCCAAGAAGTGGCACCAACGATAACAGCTGCTAATACGATATATGAAAGATATAACAGCCTTGAATAGTTAAAAATCTCAAGATCAGTACGGGCATGGGTCAAGAATAAATAGATGATTAAAGTGACTAGGATAGAACACTCAATAAGAACAGCTTGTCCTATATATTTAAGACGTTGTATAAACAGGGAGGTGATGATGTATAACATAATTAGAATCAGTAGCACAATGATCGTGGGTAAGGTGCCTAAGAAAGTAAGGTTAATTTCAAATGTATTTTGTAAAGAAGTCATTTTCTCACCATCCCATCATCATGGACGACAATCTTATTATTGCCGGCTTTTTTTGCATCATACATAGCAAGATCAGCATGTATGATGGCATCATTTCCATTATAATCGTGAAAAGTTGCCATACCGATACTAAGACCGATGGTTGAATTACTTAGATCATTGTTCATTAGAATGGTTCTGAACTGATCAATAAGCGTATCCAAAAAGTCGTGAATCTGCAAGGAAGTTATACTATCTTCTGAAATAAGTAGAACAAACTCATCTCCACCATATCGACAAGGAAGGAAGTTCATAGAATTGTATTGGAGTAGATAATCTGAAAAATCAAGGAGAAGTTGATCGCCGACGACATGACCCAACTGATCATTAACGACTTTAAAATTATTGAGATCAATAAAGAGTAAAGTACCTCTTTCGATGTGGTTTAAAGCTTCAAGAAGATAACTTCTTGAATATAAATGGGTTAAACTATCATGGGTCAATTTTTCATAGAGGTAGTCTTTTTCTTGTAAAACTTTTTTATAGCGTAGAAGGAAAAAAACAATGGACATAAAGACCAATAGGAGAGAAAAAACCCAATCTAAAGATCTTAATGAGGTACCGTTTAGAGTAAACCGATATGCTATCGTGTAATAGATTAAAAGGGAAAGATAAATGGTTAGAAGAAAAAGATACTTATAAAAAGACCGATGAAACATTTCATATATAGAAAGATAAAGGCTGTAAAAAGTGATTATAGCCAAATAAGTATAAAATAAAGGGCGTATTGAATTAGGATAGTAGAAGTTAAGGCCATAAAAAATAGGGATTAGAAACAGAAATATTAGGCGTAACCATGGGTGTTTGCGCTGGAAAATATACATGGTGCCACATAGAACTGAAAAAAGTATAGCATAATCAAAAAAAAGAATGATTAATGGGTAGTATGTCTTATATAGAGGCGTAAAGTTGGATAACTGCAGAAGCAGAAAATAATTACTTGTCATCAAACTCAAGAAAATAAATGAAAAATAGCTGATGACATAAACGAGTAAGCGATCCTTGTCAATATATATATAGTATAGAATTGAAAGCAAAGAGAAAGCACCTATCATCACACTAGCGATAAGCGTACCGACAAAATTTCCATTTATGGTAAGTGTAAATATAGGATCAACCAACATGGGATACACCCCTTTATCTCAATAGGTCAATTGTACCATAGATTATTAGGACCATCAATGAATATAAGTGTTCTTCTATAGAGAATTAATAATGTCGATTGCGAGTCTTAGAAGTTTATGGGATAATAAAAAGGTTAAAGAACCAAATTTGCATGAATACACGATTACTTAAGGATTAAGAGGATAGAAAAAATGGATAGAATTGCAGTACTTGGACCGAAGGGAACATTTACAGAGCTTGCGACCCAAAAATACTTAGAATCACAAAATATAGAGATGGAATTGGCCTACTATCCTTCCATGCGTAAAACATTTGATGCCGTAGGGACCAGTTGTAAATATGGTGTCATACCTATCGAAAATACCTTAGACGGATTTGTACAGATTATCTTGGATTTGTTGACCCATACCAATTTGAAAATTATTCATGAGATTGTATTACCTATTAGATTTGCTTTTGTAGGCAACAGTGCATGTTTAGATGATATTAAAAAGGTCTATGCTCAGTTCAAGTCAGAGAATCAATGCTTGGATTTTCTAGAGCAGTTTAGAGATCGTGACATCATTACAACAGCAAGTAACAGTCAGTCCTATGAAGAAGTCATAAAAGGTGAGGATGGGGTAGGTGCTATTATTCCCATACATATGCTGAGTAACCGTCATGATTTTAAGACGGTCATCGAAGATATAACAGATTCTATGGACAATGAAACAAGATTTATTATAGTATCACAACATCTTAATGAGGAAGTGGTTGCCAATCGACCATGGAAGACTTTTTTTGTGGTTAGTGACGACCTAGATCGACCTGGTTTATTATGCGATATATTAAACACTTTTTCAAAAGAGAAAATCAATCTAAAATCAATTATATCCAGGCCAACCAAAACAGGCTTGGGCAATTATAACTTCTTTATTGATATAGATGGATGCTATCAAAAAGATGAGCAAGTGCGGGTAGCCATTGCTCATGTTTATGATAAGTACAATATTAAAATATTAGGTTCATATTATCGCGTTATGCTAAAAGAGGACAAAAAATAACGAAGTTATATTAAAAATTCTTGACATACCCGATACCGATGACACCTTTACCAAGATGGCAGCCAACTGCCGGAGAAATAGGTGCATCAATAAGTGTTGCTGTATCGATACCTACTTCCTCAAAACGCGCTTTGACTGTTTCTAGGTGTTCAGGCGCCTCTGTATGAAAAAGGAATATGAAGCGGGTGTCAGCACCATTGTTGGTGGATTCGAAAAATCTTTCAATCACTCGGTTTAGCGCCTTTTTTGTCGTACGAATCTTTTCAGAAGCCACTATTTTACCATCTTCATTCATCTCAAGAAGTGGCTTAATTTTAAGCATTGAAGCCATAAAGGCAGCACTGTTGGATAGACGACCGTTTTTAACCAAATACTTAAGATCATCGACCATAAAAAAGATATAATCATTTTCTCTAATTTTTTCAAGATGGCTGATAACCGTATCGACAGAAGCACCCTCTTCAACCAAACGATATGCCTCCATCGCCATATAGCCTGTTATATAAGAAGCTGAACCGCTATTAAAAGGATGGATGTTAAAGTCATCAACATAGCTCTTAGAAAGGCAGACACCTTGATAAGTACCGCTCAAGTTCTCAGATATAGAAATATATATGGCATCGGTATACCCTTCGTCTTTAAGCTTTTGATAGATATCAAGGAGTTGACCTGGAGAGGGTTGAGCAGTTTGAGGTATTTCCTCAAGACAATCCAGTTGATTATAAAAGTCACTTGGCTTCAGATCAAGTCCGTCCATATATTCTTTTTGATTCATAATGATGGTGGTTCTTGCTATCTTTACATCTTCATAGCCTTTTATATAATCAAGTCCACTTGTACTACATGTGATAATTGCAATTCTACTCATAGGTAACCTCACTCTTGTCGTATTTGGGCTTTATCTTAAGTGGTTATAATGTCAATCGATAATATACTTGTTACTATGTATTATAATAAGTATTAGCAATAAGTTCAAGTTAAAATAAAAACGCCCACACTCTTATAATAAGAAGTTAGGCGTTTTTATATGAAGCGCGAAACGAGATTCGAACTATCTACGTGCCCCACAAACCCTTTAGAAAGGAGGGTTCCGATGCGTCTAAATCGTTGGGGACTAAATAACGGACTTATATATCAATTTTAATAATTGTAATAAAATAAAAGCGTAATCATAAAGATTACGCTTCTTCTTTGTTGGGTTATTACACCCGATAAATATTTGTTCGAGCTGTTAGCTCTATTCTTCTTTGTTGGGATTTTATACCCTAAAGTTATAAGTTCGAGTTGTTAACTCTATTCTTAATCACATTATACCATCTTACAGCACTTTATTCAACAATTTCCTCAAGTTTATTTTCTACAATACTATTTATGATATCATCAATACCATTTTCATAGTCAGAGCTGGTGAATATAAACTCGATACCCTCCATCAATTCTCGAATTTGTATCGGGTCTTTGACACTTGCCGAAGTAACTAAAACAGCGAAAACCTTATAACAAGCCTATTTAGGCTTATTTTTGTCAAATTCTACTCTTTTCATTTACGTTCTACTACGTTCTATGATATAATATAGGGTATTAGGAGGTGTTGTTATGAGGCTGAAAGTTGTAAATTCTAAAAATGTTCAATTATTATATGTCATAGAAACTATTTATGTTGATGGAAAACAAAAAACTAGAACCGTCGAAAAACTTGGCAGATATTCTGATTTAGAAAAAAAGCTAAATGGTGCTAATCCCATAGAGTGGGCCAAAAGTATATCGAAGATCTTAATCGCCAAGAAAAAGAACAAAAACGTGAGGTTATTATCAAGCTTAGGCAATCCACGCTTATTGATAAAGAGATTCAACGTTCCTACAACGGTGGCTATCTTTTTCTTCAACAGATTTATTACCAGTTAGGGCTTCATAAGATTTGTAACGATATTTCTTCAAGGCACAAGTTCACCTATGACCTTAACGGTATTCTCTCTCGTTTGATTTACGGAAGAATTCTTTTTCCTTCTTCCAAGCTTTGCACCTTTGAATCTTCTAAACGTCTTCTCGAACAGCCAAACTTTGAATTACAGAACATTTACAGGTCTTTAGAAGTTATCGCTAAGGAATCCGATTTCATACAATCACAGCTTTACAAAACAGTCTAGCAGTTTCTAAACGTAATGATCGAATTCTTTATTATGACTGTACCAACTACTTTTTTGAGATTGAACAAGAAGATGGCCTTAAACAATATGGACCCTCCAAAGAAAACCGTCCTAACCCTATTGTAGAAATGGGCTTGTTTATGGATGGAGATGGTATTCCTCTCGCTTTTAACATTCACAGTGGCAATACCAATGAGCAGGTGACTCTAAAGCCTTTAGAAAAGCAAATTATCGAAGACTTCAAACTATCCAAGTTTGTTGTATGTACTGATGCCGGCTTATCTTCAAATGCAAATAGGAAGTTTAATAATATAAATGGACGTTCTTTTATTACAACTCAATCCATCAAAAACTTAAGCAGTTTTAAAAGAGTGGGCTTTAGAACCAACTGGATGGAGGCACAATGATTCCAAAGAAACCTTTGATTTAAACCTGTTTGATGAAAATGAAAGTCTTTGTGAGCAATATAAGAATATGACCTTTTATAAAGAGAGATGGATTAAAGAGAATGATCTTGAGCAAAAACTGATTGTCACCTTTTCTCTTAAATACCGTTATTATCAACGTCAGATCAGAAACAAACAACTTGAACGTGCCACAAAACTCATTAGCACTAACCCAAAAAGTATAGGTAAGAAAAGACAAAATGATTATAAACGATTTATCGCTTCCACCAATGTTACAAGTGATGGTGAAGTTGCAGAAGAGACACTTTACCATCTTAATTCAAATACTGTTGCTGAGGAAAGTATCTATGACGGCTTCTATGCAGTATGTACTAACCTTGACGAAGATGCTTCTGAAATAGCTAGAATTAACCACCGACGTTGGGAAGTTGAAGAATGTTTTAGAATTATGAAGAGCGAGTTTAAAGCAAGGCCTGTTTATCTTCAAAGAGACGACCGTATAAAAGCGCATTTTACAACCTGTTTTCTAGCACTTGTTTTATATAGATATCTGGAGAAAGACCTAGACAACCAGTTTACAACGAACGAAATCGTCGGCCAGTTAAAGGATATGAACTTCTATTGCGTTCCTGGACAGGGTTTTATTCCGACCTATACACGTACTGATTTTACAGATGCACTACATGATACCTATGGATTTAGAACAGACTATCAGATTGTCAGCGACAAAGAAATGAAAAATATATACAAAAGACTAAAAAGTAAAAAAAGTACGCAAAATTAATGACATATAAAAGCTTGAAGCCCCTATTTATAAGGGATTTCAAGCTTTTTCTGTTTCACAACTGTCAAAGACAGGATTATACCATCTTACAGCACTTTATTCAACAATTTCCTCAAGTTTATTTTCTACAATACTATTTATGATATCATCAATACCATTTTCATAGTCAGAGCTGGTGAATATAAACTCGATACCCTCCATCAATTCTCGAATTTGTATTTCTGTGGAAGAAACATCCTCATTCGAACTTTTATTTTTTACGTCATAAGCTAGAGACCTTATCTTAGTGGTTTTTTCACCGACCAACAAATCAGTGTAAAGCTCTATTCTTTTTTCGGGAATATCATGTGTCATATCGTGTATCATCAACTTAAACAAAGAATCAAATGTTTCATCAGTTACTGATGACTCGATTGGTGTTCCACCTTCTTTAAGCTTTATGAATCTATTTGCATTAACGGTACGAACTTGATTATACACGGCGTAACTTGGGTTCGATGCTAAAGAAGTTGGTAAGTTGATTACAGTAATCATCTCCTTATTTGTTCCAACTCCATTAGATACTTTTGTTAGAGGCATAACCACGCATGTTCTTGAATCATTATTCTTTTTAAGAACAAGAGCTAAGTGTTTTCTGTCAAACTCTGGTGATCTTACAGGGTCAAAGTCAACAGTATACACGCACTTAACATTTATATCACTAAAATTCATATACTTCTCCCTCGATTCTTTCTATTAATCTGTATTTTATTATAAACCAACCAACGTATACACTCAAGGAATTATTGTTTGCATATGCAAAACCGCCTTCGCTAAAGGTGGTTTTTTATGCTTCAAAAGAGGACTTTTTTTAAGGCTTAGTATAGTACATAATCTAATTGTTTTAAACGACTTCACCCAATCCAGTTATATAAATCAATTCCTTGCATATTTTAGCAGTAGAAAATATGAAAGGAGTTAATATATGAGTAATTTAGCAACAGATGATTTTGGACTATGGGTCCAACAGTTAAATGATGAAGTAGAGGAAGTCAGTAAATCTACAGGCGTTGAGTATGTTTCTTATGATGACATAGATGCCTTTAAACTGGATATCCGAACAGAGCAGGCAATGAAGCACTTGAAAGCGATACACTCTGCCAATGATGGTAATATAGCTTTTTGTTATCAGGACTTTGAAAAGTATTTTTTTGATGATACTTTTAGCTTGTCTGCCAACAAAATAAAGAACATGATTTATAGAGGTAGCTTACACATCAGCCAATCTACATTTAGTGGTTACAGAAGATTAGAACAAACAGCTTATAGTAATAGCGTAATTGTGATAGATGTAGATTTCTACAATATCAGCGGTCTTAATGAATTACCTGCCATGAACATCATCGAGTTGATGAAAATGGACGGGCTTTTTGAATACCCTGCCCCTTCCTACTGGATTAGTACAGGCAATGGAATAAGTTTAGTGTTTTTGTTGGAGCAGTTACCAGTCAGAGCAAAGTTTTTCGGAGGCAATATAAATCTTAGGAAGTTGGTAATAGAAAAGCTCAATAGGCGTTTTATGGAATATGGGTCTGATTTTAGAACTTCTGACATTACAAGAGTTAATAAAATCCCAGGTACCTATAATTACAAAACTGGAAATATGGTTGAGATTTTAGATTATGAGTATTTAGATTGGAATAACCTGAAAAGGTATAATTTAAGGGAATTAGCGGAAGAATTGGGCATCGAACGGATTACAAAGAAAAAGAAACGTAATAAATCAGGTCGCAAAGTCAGCAATCTGTTCAATATGTATACTTTGAATTACTATAGGGCACAGGACATAAAACACATACTAACGACAAGGGTTGACGTTGAAGGGGTTCGGGAAGTTGGTTTGTTCCTATATGCTATCCATCATATGAATGCCTTTGAGGATGCGGATAGATTGGAAGAAGATATACTCTTGTTGAATCTTTCTATGGCAAAGCCCTTGCAGGAAAAGGAAGTCTACAAAAAGATTCTAAAGCATGTCAAAAAGGGTCGAAGGTATAAGTTTAAGAATGAAACTATTATCAACTGGTTAGGTATACAAGAAGCTGAAATGGACGATTTAAAAACAATCATTTCGAAGGACAACAGAAAAAATAGACAGCTAAAACGAGAAAGGGCTGATAGACGTAACAAGAACTGCTTAACTTCAAGGGAACAGGCAAAAGCTGACAACCTTAATATCATATCTGCTTTATTGGATGAAGGTTACAGACAGAAAGATATCGTTGTTGAAACAGGCTTATCAAAAGGCACTGTATCTAAATACACTAAAGAGCTAAGGACACTGTAAATGGTGTTCTTAGCTCTTTGAGTTTCCTGAAATACGTCTTTAGATTATTTAATATATAAGAACTCT from Petrocella atlantisensis includes:
- a CDS encoding LacI family DNA-binding transcriptional regulator; its protein translation is MNIKDVANCAGVSISTVSRVINNTAKVSEDARKRVEAVLKETGYRPNSLARELQQNKTYTIGVLICVTELSMSSLSQSINAITDVLKANNYNIMLANSRYHADEELSIFNTFKEKRVDGILYFAAGFAKKHYAMLKNYKIPIVMIGQKSNYIDMPYVIHDDFYAAKTATEYLIQMGHQDIGFIGLPDYDEAAGLERKKGYKLAHEMNNIPLNPSRMTEGDFSIESGYEAMKILLKNPDDRPTAVFATTDFMAIGAISCANDMGLKVPDDISVMGFDDVHVAAFYQPPLTTIHTDTHAVGTKAAELLLSLMDKENPNKITKYVASYSLMERGSVRPLSSI
- a CDS encoding GGDEF domain-containing protein; the protein is MTSLQNTFEINLTFLGTLPTIIVLLILIMLYIITSLFIQRLKYIGQAVLIECSILVTLIIYLFLTHARTDLEIFNYSRLLYLSYIVLAAVIVGATSWMTKKKTKIPFILAVIMSTIIIILIFSNDVWFITRGVQYGSTPSAVKGPYFFVFQLYSILLALYILVDFILLYYRNRPLFKEIWLLYGAILLYCIHTTYLSYMIIKYPYSNPNLYLSTLLFATLKTIYTFKKIKETIVKRESYYQAYLYDDLTSLFSRNYALENIHHLLNAVHLKDYYFAIIDVDHFKKINDRYGHHMGDLILKNLGSILKNQPPSSVISGRLGGDEFIMIFKEMSKEKVQKNLESILKDYNDMIAHMGIQMNNTQTGLSIGYIPFREGMKEKDILTMADAAMYEAKSKGKNTIVLKLEEDPTVMV
- a CDS encoding GGDEF domain-containing protein yields the protein MSIVFFLLRYKKVLQEKDYLYEKLTHDSLTHLYSRSYLLEALNHIERGTLLFIDLNNFKVVNDQLGHVVGDQLLLDFSDYLLQYNSMNFLPCRYGGDEFVLLISEDSITSLQIHDFLDTLIDQFRTILMNNDLSNSTIGLSIGMATFHDYNGNDAIIHADLAMYDAKKAGNNKIVVHDDGMVRK
- a CDS encoding prephenate dehydratase, translating into MDRIAVLGPKGTFTELATQKYLESQNIEMELAYYPSMRKTFDAVGTSCKYGVIPIENTLDGFVQIILDLLTHTNLKIIHEIVLPIRFAFVGNSACLDDIKKVYAQFKSENQCLDFLEQFRDRDIITTASNSQSYEEVIKGEDGVGAIIPIHMLSNRHDFKTVIEDITDSMDNETRFIIVSQHLNEEVVANRPWKTFFVVSDDLDRPGLLCDILNTFSKEKINLKSIISRPTKTGLGNYNFFIDIDGCYQKDEQVRVAIAHVYDKYNIKILGSYYRVMLKEDKK
- a CDS encoding DegV family protein; this encodes MSRIAIITCSTSGLDYIKGYEDVKIARTTIIMNQKEYMDGLDLKPSDFYNQLDCLEEIPQTAQPSPGQLLDIYQKLKDEGYTDAIYISISENLSGTYQGVCLSKSYVDDFNIHPFNSGSASYITGYMAMEAYRLVEEGASVDTVISHLEKIRENDYIFFMVDDLKYLVKNGRLSNSAAFMASMLKIKPLLEMNEDGKIVASEKIRTTKKALNRVIERFFESTNNGADTRFIFLFHTEAPEHLETVKARFEEVGIDTATLIDAPISPAVGCHLGKGVIGIGYVKNF
- a CDS encoding type II toxin-antitoxin system PemK/MazF family toxin; the encoded protein is MNFSDINVKCVYTVDFDPVRSPEFDRKHLALVLKKNNDSRTCVVMPLTKVSNGVGTNKEMITVINLPTSLASNPSYAVYNQVRTVNANRFIKLKEGGTPIESSVTDETFDSLFKLMIHDMTHDIPEKRIELYTDLLVGEKTTKIRSLAYDVKNKSSNEDVSSTEIQIRELMEGIEFIFTSSDYENGIDDIINSIVENKLEEIVE